The Lacipirellula parvula genome window below encodes:
- a CDS encoding c-type cytochrome, giving the protein MMHLRQPNRLKFAATAAALLTLCAIAISTTTAWSTETKSDVKPAPAPTFNCDIAPIMFAQCASCHRPGEAAPFSLLTYKQVSKRADLVAAVTESRFMPPWHAEPIETPFHGERRLTDEQIATIQAWVDADMPEGDPADLPAAPEFTPGWQLGKPDLIVEMTDEFEVPADGPDIYHNFAIPLGLTEDKWVRAIEFRPSARTVVHHSLFYCDPSGQAVKHPKFAQQSFDGDEEDSRGRGDLGGGSNGRSLGGWAVGATPLPLPAGLAYRVPAGSSLILSTHFHPSGVAERERSVVGIYFADKKPERSFTGVQLPPLFGAISGVDIPAGEKRYTKTDSFTLPVAVDAFGANSHAHYLGKEMELTATLPDGKQIDLLRINDFDFNWQEQYQYAEFVRLPKGTRLDGRVTWDNSTDNIRNPTNPPVRVKWGRESLDEMGSVSLRMMPVNDEDLETLQNAYRDHVRAVAKERMSQRTGWRQRVKRWAAIAAAAEARQERLATE; this is encoded by the coding sequence ATGATGCACCTTCGCCAACCGAACCGCCTCAAGTTTGCCGCCACGGCCGCCGCGCTGCTAACACTGTGCGCAATTGCCATCAGCACGACGACGGCTTGGAGCACTGAAACAAAAAGCGACGTCAAACCAGCGCCCGCGCCGACGTTCAATTGCGACATCGCCCCGATCATGTTCGCCCAATGCGCCTCGTGCCATCGCCCCGGCGAAGCAGCTCCATTCTCGCTGCTCACCTACAAGCAGGTCAGCAAGCGGGCCGACCTGGTCGCGGCCGTCACCGAATCACGCTTCATGCCTCCCTGGCATGCCGAGCCCATCGAGACGCCTTTCCACGGCGAGCGCCGCCTCACCGACGAGCAGATCGCCACGATCCAAGCCTGGGTCGACGCCGACATGCCCGAGGGCGATCCCGCTGACCTACCGGCCGCTCCCGAGTTCACTCCGGGTTGGCAGCTTGGCAAGCCCGACCTGATCGTCGAGATGACCGACGAGTTTGAAGTCCCCGCCGACGGTCCCGATATTTACCACAACTTCGCCATCCCGCTCGGCCTTACCGAAGACAAGTGGGTCCGCGCGATCGAGTTCCGTCCCAGCGCGCGGACGGTCGTCCACCACAGCCTCTTCTACTGCGATCCATCGGGACAGGCCGTGAAGCACCCTAAATTCGCCCAGCAATCATTCGACGGCGACGAAGAAGACAGCCGCGGCCGGGGCGACCTCGGCGGCGGCAGCAATGGCCGCAGCCTCGGCGGTTGGGCCGTGGGCGCCACGCCGCTACCGCTCCCCGCCGGTCTTGCCTACCGGGTTCCTGCCGGGTCGTCGCTGATCCTCTCGACCCACTTCCATCCCTCGGGAGTGGCCGAGCGCGAACGCTCTGTCGTCGGCATTTATTTCGCCGACAAGAAGCCGGAACGAAGCTTCACGGGCGTGCAGCTTCCGCCCCTCTTCGGCGCCATTTCAGGCGTCGATATCCCCGCGGGCGAGAAACGCTACACCAAGACCGACTCATTCACGCTGCCAGTGGCCGTCGACGCCTTCGGCGCCAATTCGCACGCCCACTATCTCGGCAAAGAAATGGAGCTGACCGCCACGCTCCCCGACGGCAAGCAAATCGACTTGCTGCGGATCAACGATTTCGATTTCAACTGGCAGGAGCAGTACCAATACGCCGAGTTCGTCCGCCTGCCGAAGGGAACGCGGCTCGATGGTCGCGTCACCTGGGACAACTCGACCGACAACATCCGCAACCCGACCAATCCCCCGGTTCGCGTGAAGTGGGGCCGCGAGTCGCTCGACGAAATGGGAAGCGTTTCGCTCCGCATGATGCCGGTCAACGATGAAGACCTCGAAACGCTGCAAAACGCGTATCGCGACCATGTCCGCGCGGTCGCGAAGGAGCGGATGTCGCAACGCACCGGCTGGCGGCAACGAGTTAAACGTTGGGCAGCCATCGCCGCTGCGGCTGAAGCCCGCCAAGAGCGCCTAGCCACTGAATAG
- a CDS encoding basic secretory protein-like protein yields the protein MSRTLFQLTLLLMLAVPSRLSAAESEVQVEINRGERESPEFRFEKIPSPTTTDAASGAKMTIVAGRRDENGGRPLVLTDGKLPKGADEPASNFFFAPNTNGGRLLLDLGESTAVKRVGSYSWHPQSRGPQVYKLYGDNQRAKAFDVASAGRDELADADWQLIASVDSRPDDGDEGGQHGVNIAGRKGRDLGKFRYLLFDVAPTETKTPFGQTFFSEIDVDDGREHEAPARLAPEVVRIGDKYEIVFDASDAPDLMPWIKETLIPICIEWYPKIVALLPSEGYAAPERFTITFHSDMGGVAHAMGTEIHCGEPWFAQNLDGEAAGAVVHEMVHIVQQYGRTRGAHRNPGWMVEGVADYIRWFLYEPVEKRRRPNPDRAKYTDSYQTTAAFLDYVVDEHDPKLVEKFNAAMRQGDYDEKLWKQYTGKTVDELWAEYVRALKADK from the coding sequence ATGAGCCGCACTCTGTTTCAGTTGACGCTCTTGCTCATGCTCGCGGTCCCGTCCCGGTTGTCGGCGGCGGAATCGGAAGTGCAAGTCGAGATCAATCGGGGAGAGCGAGAGTCTCCGGAGTTTCGCTTTGAAAAGATCCCCAGCCCGACGACTACAGATGCGGCCAGCGGCGCCAAGATGACGATTGTCGCTGGCCGGCGTGACGAGAACGGCGGTCGGCCGCTCGTCCTCACTGACGGCAAGTTGCCCAAAGGGGCCGACGAGCCAGCGAGCAATTTCTTTTTCGCTCCCAATACAAACGGCGGCCGACTCCTTCTTGATCTCGGCGAATCGACCGCCGTCAAAAGAGTCGGCTCGTACTCTTGGCACCCTCAGTCGCGCGGGCCGCAGGTTTACAAGCTTTACGGCGATAATCAACGCGCCAAGGCGTTCGATGTTGCATCGGCCGGCCGAGATGAACTTGCTGACGCCGATTGGCAGTTGATCGCAAGCGTCGATTCCCGCCCCGACGATGGCGATGAGGGAGGCCAGCATGGCGTCAACATCGCAGGACGCAAGGGACGCGACCTTGGCAAGTTTCGCTACTTGCTGTTCGACGTCGCGCCGACGGAAACGAAGACGCCCTTCGGGCAAACATTCTTCAGCGAAATCGACGTCGACGATGGCCGCGAGCATGAAGCTCCCGCGCGGTTGGCGCCGGAAGTAGTGCGCATTGGCGACAAGTACGAAATCGTCTTCGACGCTTCCGACGCCCCCGACTTAATGCCCTGGATCAAAGAGACGCTCATACCCATCTGCATCGAGTGGTATCCGAAAATCGTCGCCTTGCTTCCGAGCGAAGGCTACGCGGCGCCGGAGCGGTTCACGATCACTTTTCATTCCGACATGGGTGGCGTGGCCCACGCCATGGGAACAGAGATTCACTGCGGCGAACCGTGGTTCGCGCAGAATCTGGACGGCGAAGCGGCGGGGGCCGTCGTGCACGAGATGGTGCACATTGTCCAGCAATATGGCCGGACGCGCGGCGCGCATCGCAACCCGGGCTGGATGGTCGAGGGAGTGGCGGACTACATCCGTTGGTTTCTCTACGAGCCAGTGGAGAAGCGCCGGCGGCCCAACCCCGATCGGGCGAAGTATACCGATAGCTATCAGACGACCGCCGCGTTTCTTGACTATGTGGTCGACGAGCACGACCCTAAGCTGGTGGAGAAGTTCAACGCCGCGATGCGTCAGGGCGACTACGACGAAAAGCTGTGGAAGCAGTACACGGGCAAGACGGTCGATGAACTCTGGGCGGAATACGTGCGAGCACTGAAGGCCGACAAGTAG
- a CDS encoding PEP-CTERM sorting domain-containing protein, whose protein sequence is MTTRLAQGAVRASHTLRAFARSRTFAFASLATLLSCCSAPAAHAVNTSASSNGYGMFVDLNALSVVNLDVGPLPVGVNGVAPAPYANSDTVLNVNVSTSVPVVATATATAGSVTATAASNVNGGLGSRTTSASGGVVGAGVNAVTLPVLPPGITLLGINGTLSSTAQVAGDFGSLVATGTTTIQSLGLTISGIPVNLSAYVNVPIAPNTSVNLAALGIANASLILNEQVVAGDQSSISVNAFHLNVNVANSIVAQVILGHSQAQMTAVAIPEPATVGMATVGMVGAVAAARRRTRRGA, encoded by the coding sequence ATGACTACTCGACTCGCCCAGGGAGCGGTGCGCGCTTCCCACACGCTTCGTGCGTTCGCCCGTTCGCGCACCTTTGCGTTCGCCTCGCTGGCCACGCTCTTGTCATGTTGCTCGGCTCCGGCCGCCCACGCGGTCAACACCTCCGCCAGTAGCAACGGCTACGGCATGTTCGTCGACCTCAACGCACTCAGCGTCGTTAATCTCGACGTTGGTCCGTTGCCCGTCGGAGTCAACGGCGTCGCTCCAGCGCCATACGCCAATTCCGACACGGTGCTGAACGTCAATGTCTCCACTAGCGTTCCGGTGGTAGCCACTGCGACGGCAACGGCCGGCTCAGTGACCGCCACGGCAGCCTCCAACGTCAACGGCGGACTCGGCTCACGGACCACCTCCGCGTCGGGCGGCGTCGTCGGCGCCGGCGTCAACGCCGTGACGCTGCCAGTGCTTCCCCCGGGCATTACGCTGCTCGGCATCAACGGCACCCTCAGCAGCACGGCGCAAGTCGCCGGCGATTTTGGCTCGCTCGTCGCCACCGGAACAACGACGATCCAGAGCCTCGGGCTGACAATCAGCGGCATCCCCGTCAATCTGTCGGCCTACGTCAACGTGCCGATCGCGCCGAACACGAGCGTCAACCTCGCCGCGCTCGGCATCGCCAACGCTTCGTTGATCCTCAACGAGCAAGTCGTCGCAGGCGATCAAAGTTCGATCTCGGTGAATGCGTTCCATTTGAACGTGAACGTCGCCAACTCGATCGTCGCGCAAGTGATTCTGGGGCACTCGCAAGCCCAGATGACCGCCGTCGCGATTCCTGAGCCAGCCACCGTCGGCATGGCGACAGTCGGCATGGTCGGAGCCGTCGCCGCCGCTCGCCGCCGCACTCGGCGCGGCGCGTAG
- a CDS encoding FecR domain-containing protein, with product MADSANDGDDLALIEGLVVDLLEGVISKQDKERLNELLLASPRGRQLYLQYAQLESTLQWIYSARKQAATVIDETIPGEVRPIADIAQQQLRFADDARFIQVMTACAANESHSQDWLQLFPRILAITSLRVAPPAAAARAVQAIVNKLLAEYEPEMSPAAFWSATADATWEVLQQAAPAGSDADVLTHDLLDNAFAAPELTPLLDAASVHEILDECIPHLLPADTLRVLCLRYLHGLSPRRIAMHLNRPVQHVQLHLSKVRIHLVARCLNRGGDHAAPLDAGDLHRWSRLLDAPANEASRHLWHANQQQNESTEPTHLLLLAMVHDYLGRELSPKRLLDEIPAQKNEAYLLAIEQSLRDIEALGATSDASLSSLPRKNADSRRPLAIAAILGIAAGLLLAIGVGVWMNAQQPAESKLLAVKEPEAKPKAPPQPKVEVAPAPPLPPPEPPVVAVLSEALGVAARDGKQLAAGAVVRQGDVIAFERGIVQITTISGSTLVLEGPVDATVTANNRLSLRRGNVVGLNKSAGESLTIDAPNSSIVDLGTEFGVAVSATNETAVAVYEGEVRLDLPEEAAAETPGAGVQLQAGWEATIEKSSTIPSLPTPLLHDRQFVRADEVQLRKESQNGDRDAAAKVAFYELLRIKGLLAYQGFHRESLGNEFSIGFRSPAVRQTGEALFKANINNSNKRFGTSHSLATEKDVSCYLDFDNSQQSRAFLSGVADESGMIGHRPAEVWLCWRTKAYGPPDAEFSWAGMSLMYGDNRSVDEPLFIGQPAPITHYGIHMHAGMGTPAEMLQTLDSDPKTPGEQPRLPDFDEHLWVVRLRIGENSTEAAAWCDPQLKKLATSTPDAVQVIEQFQFDRLRLEAQPKEQQGGWLYDDIVVAASSDAIAEALSVVTAVGN from the coding sequence ATGGCAGATTCAGCAAATGACGGCGATGATCTGGCGCTGATCGAAGGTCTCGTCGTCGACTTGCTCGAAGGCGTCATCAGCAAGCAGGATAAAGAGCGGCTGAACGAGCTGTTGCTGGCTAGCCCGCGTGGGCGACAGCTCTATTTGCAGTACGCGCAGCTTGAGTCGACGCTGCAATGGATCTATTCCGCCCGCAAGCAGGCGGCCACGGTGATCGACGAGACGATCCCCGGGGAAGTGCGGCCGATTGCCGACATCGCGCAGCAGCAATTGCGATTCGCCGACGACGCGAGATTTATTCAGGTGATGACGGCGTGCGCGGCGAATGAGTCGCACTCGCAAGATTGGTTGCAACTGTTCCCCCGCATCCTCGCGATCACCAGTCTGCGCGTCGCGCCGCCTGCTGCCGCGGCGCGCGCCGTTCAAGCGATCGTCAACAAGCTCCTCGCCGAGTACGAACCGGAAATGAGCCCGGCGGCGTTTTGGTCTGCAACGGCCGATGCGACATGGGAAGTGCTGCAGCAGGCCGCGCCCGCAGGGAGCGACGCCGACGTCCTCACGCACGATCTGCTCGACAATGCGTTTGCGGCGCCAGAACTCACGCCGCTGCTCGACGCGGCGTCGGTTCACGAGATTCTCGACGAGTGCATTCCGCATCTTCTCCCGGCGGATACGCTGCGAGTGCTGTGCTTGCGCTATCTGCATGGCTTGTCGCCGCGGCGCATCGCCATGCACCTCAATCGTCCCGTGCAGCATGTGCAACTGCATCTCAGCAAGGTGCGCATCCATTTGGTTGCACGGTGTCTGAACCGCGGCGGCGACCACGCGGCGCCGCTCGATGCCGGCGATTTGCATCGCTGGAGCAGGCTGCTCGACGCCCCCGCGAACGAAGCGAGCCGTCACCTGTGGCACGCCAATCAACAGCAGAACGAATCGACCGAGCCGACGCATTTGCTGCTGCTCGCGATGGTGCACGACTACCTTGGCCGCGAGCTTTCTCCTAAGCGCTTGCTTGACGAAATTCCGGCCCAGAAGAATGAGGCGTATTTGCTGGCGATCGAACAATCGCTCCGCGATATTGAAGCGTTGGGAGCGACTTCGGACGCGTCGTTGAGTAGCCTCCCGCGTAAAAACGCCGATTCAAGACGGCCGCTGGCGATCGCTGCGATCCTTGGCATTGCCGCCGGACTGCTCTTGGCGATCGGCGTCGGCGTGTGGATGAACGCCCAGCAACCCGCTGAGAGCAAACTGCTCGCGGTCAAGGAGCCGGAAGCTAAACCAAAGGCGCCGCCTCAGCCCAAGGTTGAAGTCGCGCCCGCTCCGCCGTTGCCGCCGCCGGAACCTCCCGTCGTCGCCGTGCTCTCCGAAGCCCTCGGCGTTGCCGCTCGCGACGGGAAGCAACTCGCCGCTGGAGCCGTCGTTCGCCAAGGCGACGTCATCGCATTCGAGCGCGGCATCGTGCAAATCACGACAATCTCCGGCAGTACCTTGGTGCTCGAAGGGCCCGTCGACGCGACGGTGACCGCTAACAATCGGCTCTCGTTGCGGCGCGGCAACGTCGTGGGGCTCAACAAAAGCGCCGGCGAATCGCTGACGATCGACGCGCCCAATTCGTCGATCGTCGACCTCGGCACCGAATTTGGCGTGGCCGTGAGCGCCACGAACGAAACGGCCGTCGCCGTGTACGAGGGGGAAGTCCGGCTCGACCTCCCGGAGGAGGCGGCTGCGGAAACGCCCGGCGCAGGCGTTCAGCTGCAGGCAGGCTGGGAAGCGACGATCGAGAAGTCGTCGACGATTCCTTCGCTTCCCACTCCGCTGTTGCATGACCGGCAGTTCGTCCGCGCCGATGAAGTGCAGCTGCGCAAAGAGTCCCAGAACGGCGACCGTGACGCCGCCGCGAAGGTCGCCTTTTACGAATTGTTGAGAATCAAAGGCTTGCTCGCCTACCAAGGCTTCCACCGCGAATCGCTGGGGAATGAGTTCTCGATCGGTTTCCGTTCCCCCGCCGTTCGCCAAACGGGCGAGGCATTGTTCAAAGCAAACATCAACAACTCCAACAAACGTTTTGGGACGTCTCATTCACTCGCGACGGAGAAGGACGTTTCATGCTACTTGGATTTCGACAACAGCCAGCAATCGCGGGCGTTCCTCAGCGGCGTCGCGGATGAGAGCGGCATGATCGGCCATCGCCCGGCCGAGGTCTGGCTTTGCTGGCGAACGAAAGCCTACGGCCCGCCAGACGCGGAGTTTTCCTGGGCCGGCATGTCGCTCATGTACGGCGACAATCGCTCGGTCGACGAGCCGCTGTTCATCGGGCAACCGGCGCCTATCACGCACTATGGCATCCACATGCATGCGGGCATGGGAACGCCGGCAGAGATGCTGCAAACGCTCGACAGCGATCCAAAGACCCCTGGCGAGCAACCGCGGCTTCCGGATTTCGACGAACACCTGTGGGTCGTGCGGTTGCGAATCGGCGAGAATTCGACGGAAGCCGCGGCCTGGTGCGATCCTCAACTCAAGAAGTTGGCAACGTCGACGCCTGACGCGGTGCAGGTAATCGAGCAGTTCCAGTTCGATCGGCTCCGCCTCGAAGCGCAGCCGAAGGAGCAGCAAGGCGGCTGGCTCTATGATGACATTGTCGTCGCGGCTAGTAGCGACGCGATTGCAGAGGCGTTGTCGGTCGTGACTGCGGTCGGCAACTGA
- a CDS encoding sigma 54-interacting transcriptional regulator — translation MESSRSRSCAIIDLKLRQVEAATRRFAVEFPPDDQELLAVLLIGPCAANKVDLARRLHGIGPRSPKPFVRIDCRHSAGVQFAALNGTIRSTRPIAGTDDPPRHFFRIANGGTLFFDHWLPDTRTTCAHLFAELNRSHSAPLAAADPFAIDVAVTIAVDARWTDRGDDECLMMHVPLSTLDEYLAYLNADAHAELLAAN, via the coding sequence ATGGAGTCGTCCCGTTCTCGCAGCTGCGCAATCATCGATCTGAAACTACGGCAAGTCGAAGCCGCCACGCGTCGCTTCGCCGTTGAATTCCCGCCCGACGACCAAGAACTGCTCGCAGTCCTGTTGATCGGCCCGTGCGCCGCCAACAAAGTAGACCTTGCTCGCCGTTTGCATGGAATTGGCCCGCGCAGTCCCAAGCCGTTCGTGAGGATCGACTGCCGTCACTCCGCGGGGGTGCAGTTCGCCGCGTTGAACGGCACGATCCGCAGCACGCGCCCCATCGCCGGAACCGACGATCCGCCGCGGCATTTTTTCCGCATCGCCAACGGCGGCACGCTCTTTTTCGATCATTGGCTGCCGGATACTCGCACAACCTGCGCACATCTGTTCGCTGAGCTTAATCGCAGCCACAGCGCGCCCCTGGCCGCCGCCGATCCGTTTGCAATCGACGTCGCCGTCACCATCGCCGTTGACGCCCGCTGGACCGATCGCGGCGACGACGAATGCCTCATGATGCACGTGCCGTTGTCGACGCTCGACGAGTATCTCGCGTACCTCAACGCCGATGCACACGCGGAACTTCTGGCCGCGAATTAA